A genomic segment from Saprospiraceae bacterium encodes:
- a CDS encoding RidA family protein, whose product MSEEPKAKLVEGKATPRGKFPHIRRAGDFLFVSGTSSRRKDNSFEGVEVDSFGTTSLDIKLQTRAVIENIRDILQSVGADLSDIVDVTTFLVNMNDFGGYNEVYNSYFDFTGPTRTTVAVHQLPHPHLLIEIKVTAYKPL is encoded by the coding sequence ATGTCAGAAGAACCGAAGGCAAAATTGGTTGAAGGAAAAGCAACGCCAAGAGGCAAATTTCCCCATATACGCCGGGCAGGCGATTTTTTATTTGTTTCCGGAACCAGCTCGAGGCGCAAGGACAATAGTTTTGAAGGAGTTGAAGTAGATTCTTTTGGCACGACTTCACTCGATATTAAATTACAAACCCGGGCCGTTATAGAAAATATTCGGGATATCCTTCAATCGGTTGGAGCCGATTTGTCAGACATTGTTGATGTCACCACCTTCCTGGTGAATATGAATGATTTTGGAGGGTACAATGAAGTGTACAATAGCTATTTTGATTTTACAGGGCCCACACGAACAACTGTAGCTGTTCACCAATTGCCCCATCCACATTTATTAATTGAAATTAAAGTTACCGCATACAAACCCCTATGA
- a CDS encoding protein-L-isoaspartate(D-aspartate) O-methyltransferase — translation MKDLDSYRHKGLRAQLVAELKQKGIRSQKVLDAVMAVPRHLFLDKAFEEWAYKDNAFPIDCEQTISQPYTVAVQTELLDVQPKDKILEIGLGSGYQACVLYELGAKVYSIERHKQLHDKTAARLKKIGYGGIRTFYGDGFIGLERFAPFDKILITAAAPEIPQALINQLKIGGILVVPLNQGANQKMIRLIKQDENKLIKEKHGDFRFVPMLKGTE, via the coding sequence ATCAAAGATTTGGATAGTTACAGGCATAAGGGATTGCGAGCACAATTAGTGGCTGAATTAAAGCAAAAAGGCATTCGCAGCCAAAAAGTCCTGGATGCCGTGATGGCAGTGCCAAGACACCTGTTTTTGGACAAAGCTTTTGAAGAATGGGCCTATAAGGACAATGCCTTCCCGATTGATTGCGAACAAACCATCTCGCAACCTTATACGGTAGCAGTTCAAACAGAATTGCTGGATGTTCAACCCAAAGATAAAATTCTTGAAATTGGATTGGGTTCCGGGTACCAGGCATGCGTCTTATATGAATTAGGCGCCAAAGTGTATTCCATTGAACGACACAAGCAGCTTCATGATAAAACAGCAGCACGGCTAAAGAAAATTGGCTATGGCGGCATTCGCACTTTCTATGGGGATGGATTTATTGGACTGGAACGATTTGCCCCATTTGATAAAATCCTGATCACAGCAGCAGCCCCTGAAATTCCACAAGCCCTTATAAATCAACTGAAAATTGGTGGAATTTTAGTGGTTCCACTTAATCAAGGCGCTAATCAAAAAATGATCCGTTTGATTAAACAGGATGAAAATAAACTGATCAAGGAAAAACACGGTGATTTTCGTTTCGTACCTATGTTGAAAGGGACCGAGTAA
- a CDS encoding phosphoglucomutase/phosphomannomutase family protein, protein MVYSIKFGTDGWRAIIAKDYTVENVRRIAAGTLTWMLKKAYKRVVIGFDCRFGGPMFQEEIVNVLAQGGIECLINKNFVSTPMISLAVVNHQADLGIVITASHNPPGYNGYKLKSSYGGPTIPADIAELEAMIPDRVEMNSLSSIEGNVKFKEPILIDAETEYLDHIYKSFDIAQIRSKNKIAYDAMFGAGQNVMKKLFPEMKAFHCEHNPGFQNRAPEPILKNLLEIQKFLQSNPGQYIGIANDGDADRLAMLDEHGNMIDSHHILLLLMHYLAGFKKMQGAAVVSCSVTNKLQRLAAHYNMKCIITKIGFKYISEYMITEDVLVAGEESGGLAIKGHIPERDGIFIALTILQFMAETGKSITQLIEEVYSIVRPFAYDRLDLHLTDLQIAEIKEELKKEKTNWGPLQVRRFENLDGAKYYFEDDAWMMIRTSGTEPVLRIYAQGKDMEEVQRILSVTRAELNV, encoded by the coding sequence ATGGTTTATTCAATAAAATTTGGAACGGACGGCTGGAGGGCAATCATTGCTAAAGATTACACCGTCGAAAATGTTCGCCGCATTGCTGCTGGTACTTTGACCTGGATGCTTAAGAAAGCCTATAAACGGGTGGTCATCGGTTTTGATTGTCGTTTTGGCGGACCCATGTTTCAGGAAGAAATTGTTAACGTTCTCGCACAGGGAGGAATTGAGTGTTTGATCAATAAGAATTTTGTAAGCACTCCGATGATTTCTTTGGCTGTGGTGAATCACCAAGCAGACCTGGGAATTGTAATTACAGCAAGTCACAATCCGCCAGGCTACAATGGATACAAATTAAAATCTTCTTATGGCGGACCAACAATTCCCGCAGATATTGCTGAACTGGAAGCCATGATCCCCGATCGGGTTGAGATGAACTCTTTATCGAGCATCGAAGGCAATGTCAAATTTAAAGAGCCGATACTTATTGATGCGGAAACAGAATATCTGGATCACATTTACAAGTCATTTGATATTGCTCAAATTCGCAGTAAAAATAAAATTGCGTACGATGCCATGTTTGGCGCTGGTCAAAACGTGATGAAAAAATTATTTCCCGAAATGAAAGCTTTTCATTGCGAGCACAATCCGGGATTTCAGAACAGAGCGCCAGAGCCGATCTTAAAAAATTTATTGGAAATCCAAAAATTTCTTCAAAGCAATCCTGGTCAATATATTGGGATCGCAAATGACGGAGATGCTGACCGACTGGCCATGTTGGATGAACATGGCAACATGATCGATTCTCATCACATTCTTTTGTTATTAATGCATTATCTGGCTGGCTTTAAAAAAATGCAAGGTGCTGCAGTAGTTAGTTGTTCAGTGACCAATAAGTTACAACGATTGGCAGCCCATTACAATATGAAATGCATTATTACTAAAATCGGATTCAAATACATTTCAGAATACATGATCACCGAAGATGTATTAGTTGCCGGAGAAGAATCCGGTGGATTGGCAATTAAAGGACACATCCCGGAACGAGATGGTATTTTTATTGCTTTGACCATTTTACAGTTTATGGCAGAAACCGGTAAAAGCATTACCCAATTAATTGAAGAAGTGTATTCGATCGTTAGGCCTTTTGCATACGATCGGCTTGATTTACATTTAACCGATCTGCAAATTGCAGAAATCAAGGAGGAATTAAAAAAAGAAAAAACGAACTGGGGTCCTTTACAAGTTAGACGCTTCGAGAATTTAGATGGTGCTAAATATTATTTTGAAGACGATGCATGGATGATGATTCGGACTTCAGGAACAGAACCTGTTTTACGTATTTATGCACAAGGGAAAGATATGGAAGAAGTTCAACGGATTCTCAGTGTTACGCGCGCTGAATTGAATGTCTGA
- a CDS encoding GNAT family N-acetyltransferase, which yields MNIQIKHFNELERLELYRLIQLRINVFIVEQNCPYPELDDKDLVSYHVMIWEGETLIAVTRLVPPGISYTNYASIGRVATHVNFRGSGLGKLVMTESIKACEALFPGYNIKISAQAYLVAFYEAFGFDKIGSEYLEDNIPHLAMIRHSIQRA from the coding sequence ATGAACATTCAAATTAAACATTTTAATGAGTTAGAACGATTGGAATTATATCGCTTGATTCAATTGCGGATCAATGTGTTTATTGTCGAACAAAATTGTCCTTATCCTGAATTGGATGACAAAGATCTAGTGAGCTACCATGTAATGATCTGGGAAGGGGAAACCTTAATAGCAGTTACCCGACTGGTTCCGCCAGGTATTTCATATACAAATTATGCTTCTATCGGACGCGTAGCTACGCATGTAAATTTTAGAGGCAGCGGACTTGGAAAATTAGTGATGACTGAAAGTATCAAAGCATGCGAAGCGCTGTTTCCTGGATATAATATTAAAATTTCTGCACAAGCCTATCTCGTTGCATTTTATGAAGCGTTTGGATTTGATAAAATTGGATCAGAATATCTGGAAGATAATATTCCACATTTGGCAATGATCAGACATTCAATTCAGCGCGCGTAA